The nucleotide sequence GGATTTGACAGTAGTGGTCATGGTGAGCTGCACTAATAACCCTGGTGCAAAGACACTGTATATTATTTCCATGAAAGCGATCAAGCTAAACAGGTTAACTTCAGCTTATATTGGAGACATGGTTACGCCCACTATCAACAAGTGCAAGCCAGGTCTTAAGAAGAGGGTTACGCCAGCTGTCATTGTTCGCAAGCCATGGATTAGAAAGGACGTTAACCTGTGTTGATCTTTGATCTAGGACCGCTAGTGCTGCCAATGCTATTGTGTAGAAGTAGCATTTCCAAGTAATTTGCAATTCTTGTTTTGATGGTTTATCTAAGATTTTGGATATCTAAGGGTTCGTCTTAGTAAGAATTATTCTGTGCGCTTTGCAGTAATAAAAGATATTCGCCCGTAAACAACATCAGAAGTTTCATTTCTATGTTTTAGTGCTTTTATCACAATTGATGTAGAAGTATTACTAAGAAAAAGAATGCATTAGAACCATAGTATGAAAGTTAAAAATGAACCTATAGCAGCAACATAGACTGTCATTCAAAACTACAAACAAATACAAGCAGGTACACCAATACATTATTCAGAAAAGTTCAGATTGAAAGCACAATCTCATACCTGTCGCAGGCGTGTGAGTAGATCAAAAATGTGAGCATAGTTATTCATCAAGGTACCAGCTTGAATATATCTGCACCAAAAAACATCAGGAAGAAACATTATAGTGATAAGAAAAAAGAACACTGCTTATTCTAGCTCTCATTAGTTACTTTTTTCACAAGGTGAAATAGCTAGCATTgggcttttctttttttttttttggataaggtAGTTAGTATTGAGCATTTTCCACAAACAAAACTATGTCAAATGATTATTTTTCAGGATTTCCAAGAAGGAACGTCTGTATGTTTTCAGGATGACTTAAGACATAGTAATCAGACAAAACATATACCATGTAAGCACTCGATCTAAAGAACGGAGAAAAATAACACACAAGAAAAAGACCATGATCTTTCCTATTTAAACAAATTGAATAAGAACACTACCATGAGTAGCGAATGAAGAGCAACAACAAAGCAAAgatgactttcaaacaagaaaGTGTCTAGTTGCATAAGTACTGAGATGACATACGTATTAAATTGTGCCTGGCTTTCATTGTACAGTGATGTGTAGTAATCTTCTTCTTTAACATCCAAAGAATCTTTGCGCAAGGTAACCTGAATGCAAAAGTAAGTAACAGGCTAAAGTGAAAGAAAACGATTATCAACTCAAGCATTGCGTTAATGTGAACCAAAACGTACAATCCTTGGAGGAAGTGCAAGATCAGCAGCCCTTCCCTTTTTAGTACGTCTTAGCAATATGCTTTTCAAAATTTTGTGTTTCAACAAAACCATCGCATCTCTACCAGTCCCATGATTCCCTTGAGATTGTATGGGTGAAGCAATATACTAGAAACAGAAGATGTATCAACCTCTCCATGTCAGCAACAATTTTTTGTCAGAAATAACAGGAAGCACCAAAGTACATCAATTTGATAACTTACTCTATTCCACCAGCAAAAGTGCCGAACAGATTTGTGGGGGCAACATGGGCAGTAGGATGCGCTAAATTAAATACAAACATAAAAGTGAACAAACAAGAGATATCAAAACGGtggaaaataaaaagagattcACCAGTCATAGAAACATTCAACCACAAACTCTCTGataagaaagaaataatataacagaataaaaataaaacaaatcttgaacaatatgtttctctgtccAACCAAGTATCGCGCAAAGATCAGAAAGAAACTTTTAAGTCTACCTATAGTCGAGAACTCTGCAATCACAATCTTTGCAGAAGTAGTACGAGTAAGGAGTAATTTCCAGGAAACGTACCTGTCCAAAAGTAAGGACGTATTTGTTTCAGAGAAATGAAGTTGTGAATTACGTAAGCTGCAGTAGAACATTAATCCCAGGAAACTTACAAGTGAGTACAGCTCTCCTACACGGTTCTGGAGGGGAGTACCACTTAAGGCCCACTTATAAGAAGATTCTAGCGCAAGAATAGCTCTTGTAGTGTTGCAGCGTCTATCTTTCACATAATGGGCCTATGCCACAAAAGTGTAATCAGTTCGAAAACTGCTGATGGAGGGTTTGTATCACACACAACACACATATATGTACAGTATAACCACATGTGTCTGCACATGAAGGGTTTGTATCACATGTAAAGAAGAATTTTTAGATGCAGTCGCAAACACTTCATGCCTTATGTACAGTATAACCATATTGTTGGAAGGAAGAGACTGTTCATGCTTCATAATCAAGACCACTTAAAAATGGAATAACAAGGTATGAAGACCAAACAAAAATGCACAAAAAGGTTTCATGTCATGAGAAAGTGAATATTGCAATGCTCTTTACGACAGAGACAAAAAAATTTCACTCTTATCATTATTTCAAAAACTGATAATGCAAAGCCTTGTGTAATACGTGCATGTTTTCACCCAGAGTGTTAGACAGTTCCATATGCGCCACACCAATCTTCATTCTCTATCTCCTTAAAAGATCCACCATTTTGATCCCCACATTTCAGCTTTACATACTTTATGAATAGCTTGATTCTCGGGAAGAAAATTGATGCTTGAGCTCCAAGTCTCCAACTTACGAAAAGGAGGATAAAAGTTTACAGGAAGAAAGTGAAAGAAAGCAAATGGGAACCATATCTAGTGAAACCAACAAGCTTACGCCAGAGGAAACCTATAAAAGTGAACTTTGACAAGCTTCCAGTCAAATAGAGGAACATCTAAATATATGTGCAGGTAAGGCAGGGAATCATCCCCAAGTTCCGAAGGTTTGAAGTGGGCCCAAAGGGTTGGCTCCAAACGGACTTCTTAGTCAACAAAAACAAATGTGGGTCTAGTTATGCAATGATTACCTCATCCAAAATGATGCGATTCCATTTCACGGAGTGTAAAATTGACTTCCGCATGGACATATCTTGACCGATGCTGGCTGAATTATCAATAGAACTAGAATCAGTCTCGCTCTTGCGCTTTATGCCCTTCCCACGACCTCGTCCACGCGTATCAATCTCTGAATCACTGTTTGTCTTATCCTTGCTTTCAATAGAGTCCTTTTTCAGCTTTGACATTCTTCCTCCAGGCTTTGACTTCTTGCTCTGCTGTTTCGATTGGTTAGCAGTTTTAACAGCATCTGGTCCACAAAAGTACTTCTGGTGAACAGACAGCTTTTGTTCATAAAAAGCCTTTCCACACCATTCGCATTTTTGTTTTGGTGGCATCACATTTTTCCTATACTCAGCCTCCACTGTGGAGTACGTAGTGATAACAAAATCATATTCCGcgaatttttcaatatttttctcccTGTTGGCACCATGATAAACAAGAATTTTGTTGCTTCCTTTAGTGGTGAAGCGGTCAATCTCACTGACCCACTGAATCACAGCCACAACAGGACATACGACTAGGGTTCCTTTAACTGCTGGGAGCTCTTGTGAAGTACAAGGGGCAGGTGAGAGCAAACTGGAATCAGAAACAGCTTGTCCTAATTCGCGTTTAGCAAGCACAAGAGCTATGGCTTGAACCGTCTTCCCCATCCCCATCTCATCAGCAAGAATACCGCCCCTAGCAGTAGATTCTTCTTGCTTCAACGCCCAAGCCAACCACTCTTTCTGGTACCTCAGCAACGGCGTGATCAAATCAGATGGTGGCTCAGTTGTTTCAGTCCCCAACTCGCTCTGACTATTAAAGTCTAGATCATTTGTATAGTTTACAGCCATCCACCTATCGTTCTCTTCTTCCCAGATCTCCCACTTCAAAGTGGgtctcttctttttattcttgtcACGGTTCTTCTTCCTATCCTCTATCCTCCCCATCAATAGGAGATAGCCATCATCTACTTCACCACCCCCTCCTACTTCATTCATTACCCAATCTTCATGCTCTTCTTCTACTACCtgctcttctttttttttattactcttttggctCTTTTTAATAACTGACCGAACTTCCTCTGCTAAATTATTATCAAGAACTCCACTAGCTTGGGCTTCGTTCAACAAATTGCTTGCTTCATTTGCTTCATCTGTCTCATCTGCATATATGATTAAACTAATTAGTACAATCACATAATTAGCCTGTTGCATTAAATATTCATCGTACATCCATATTTGTCTGCATGAACTTTTGCCTTAGGTTAGACAACAGGTATCATGCATCAGTGAAAAGAAAGTCTCAGCACACTATAAAGTCACTGTAGTGAAACAATTAAAAAAGACTAAATTGAGGGCATCTCAATTCTGTCTCGTAAGCAGATAGTAAtatttgtatgaaaaaaataaagttatatgGAATACCTTCATCACTGCTTCCAATGTAATCAGAATCCGAGGATATACCAAGAACGTCATCCTCATCAGAGCTGTCCAGATATCGGCTGCTTTGTTCTCCTAATTtcacaaccaagtccaaccacatCATTCACCTTTACATAAAACACATACTAGATATAGATATGTATGAAACATGCCATCTCAGAGTAAAAATTCCATTTTACTCGCATAATCCATTTGGATTGATCTTATACTGGCGTCTGGTTCATCTTAAAAGCCATATAAAGGAGACTTAAGAATAAAAATGTCAGTTCAATCAATCAACACCTTACtccttaattatatttaaaaaaaaaaaaaagtggtgtTGTGCAAATCTTGACCATCTCTGGGTACCTGTTTTCTCAAACCAACACATGTATCAGGAAACTCAATCCGAGGTTTAGGGAAAAATCGTCATTTCTTTAGATATTTGAAAGGAAATTAACTCCTGGCAGGGCAGTCATTTTCCTGATTCTTCAGTAACTGGTTTTTTCTAGAGAAAGTGTTTTTTTTCTTTCgaccaacaaaaacaaaaacaacaacatacagTGTGCGGTTCTACCTCAAAGGTAGAGAGACCGTTCCCAACCAGTGGCTCAAGAAAGATGGCCCAAAAAGGCAACAGACGTACACCAacaaaaacatgggaaaattgtGAATTCCTACagaccaaacacaccctaaataaaattccatttcatcaaaagaaaaaacgATGGATCACACATGTATAGAGCAC is from Capsicum annuum cultivar UCD-10X-F1 chromosome 5, UCD10Xv1.1, whole genome shotgun sequence and encodes:
- the LOC107870827 gene encoding DNA repair protein RAD16 — its product is MKLRSRPSSSSAKGEQSSRYLDSSDEDDVLGISSDSDYIGSSDEDETDEANEASNLLNEAQASGVLDNNLAEEVRSVIKKSQKSNKKKEEQVVEEEHEDWVMNEVGGGGEVDDGYLLLMGRIEDRKKNRDKNKKKRPTLKWEIWEEENDRWMAVNYTNDLDFNSQSELGTETTEPPSDLITPLLRYQKEWLAWALKQEESTARGGILADEMGMGKTVQAIALVLAKRELGQAVSDSSLLSPAPCTSQELPAVKGTLVVCPVVAVIQWVSEIDRFTTKGSNKILVYHGANREKNIEKFAEYDFVITTYSTVEAEYRKNVMPPKQKCEWCGKAFYEQKLSVHQKYFCGPDAVKTANQSKQQSKKSKPGGRMSKLKKDSIESKDKTNSDSEIDTRGRGRGKGIKRKSETDSSSIDNSASIGQDMSMRKSILHSVKWNRIILDEAHYVKDRRCNTTRAILALESSYKWALSGTPLQNRVGELYSLVRFLEITPYSYYFCKDCDCRVLDYSASYCPCCPHKSVRHFCWWNRYIASPIQSQGNHGTGRDAMVLLKHKILKSILLRRTKKGRAADLALPPRIVTLRKDSLDVKEEDYYTSLYNESQAQFNTYIQAGTLMNNYAHIFDLLTRLRQAVDHPYLVVYSTTALARSGSTNDAGYVEQQPCGLCHDPVEDPVVTSCTHVFCKSCLIDFSASVGQVSCPSCSKPLTVDFTANDEGDQKSKATIKGFKSSSILNRIRLDDFQTSTKIDALREEIRFMVERDGSAKAIVFSQFTSFLDLIHYSLQKSGVSCVQLDGSMTMAARDSAITRFTNDPDCRIFLMSLKAGGVALNLTVASQVFLMDPWWNPAVERQAQDRIHRIGQYKPIRIVRFVIENTIEERILKLQEKKELVFEGTVGGSSEALGKLTEADLKFLFVT